In Bacteroidota bacterium, one DNA window encodes the following:
- a CDS encoding formate--tetrahydrofolate ligase, whose translation MESSIELAQAATLRPIREIRDGLGLHEDDFDFYGRHVGKVRLSALDRLADQPDGRLILVTAMTPTRFGEGKTLTSVGLGQALGHLGKKGVVALREPSLGPVFGIKGGAAGGGYAQVLPMEQINLHFTGDLHAITAAHNLLAAMLDNHVFKGNDRRLDVTQLLWNRALDVNDRALRQTVVGLGGRVNGVPRESGFVITAASEVMAILALAQSRADLKRRLGSIVVGYTHGGDIVRARDLDAAGAMAALLNDAIAPNLVQTMEGTPALVHAGPFANIAHGTSSVLAAQIARKTADYVITEAGFGADLGAEKFFDIVCRHADLWPSAVVLVVTGRAIKRHGGVPTKPSDLLTRPQPEAFRKGLANVDRHLANLRRFGVSVVVAMNRFPWDTPDEIEMLRAFCDEREVAFATHEAFAQGGAGAIDLAETVVAVADANPAPTPRFLYDLAASPEEKIEAIATEIYGASGIYFEKRARKKLERFVDLGFGGLPVCMAKTQSSLSDNGRLLGAPTGWQLTVSDVNLSAGAGFLVVVCGDMLLMPGLPRVPAAAGIDVDDAGRITGLF comes from the coding sequence ATGGAAAGCAGCATTGAGCTCGCCCAGGCGGCGACGCTCCGCCCCATCCGCGAGATCCGCGACGGCCTCGGCCTCCACGAAGACGACTTCGACTTCTACGGCCGCCACGTTGGCAAAGTCCGGCTCTCGGCGCTCGACCGCCTCGCCGACCAGCCCGACGGCCGTCTGATCCTCGTCACGGCGATGACGCCGACACGCTTCGGCGAGGGCAAGACGCTCACGTCCGTCGGCCTCGGGCAGGCGCTCGGGCACCTGGGCAAGAAGGGCGTCGTGGCGCTGCGCGAGCCGTCGCTCGGGCCTGTCTTCGGCATCAAAGGCGGGGCGGCGGGCGGCGGCTACGCGCAGGTGCTGCCGATGGAGCAGATCAACCTCCACTTCACCGGCGACCTCCATGCCATCACCGCCGCGCACAACCTCCTCGCGGCGATGCTCGACAACCACGTCTTCAAGGGCAACGACCGCCGCCTCGACGTGACACAGCTGCTCTGGAACCGCGCGCTCGACGTGAACGACCGCGCGCTACGGCAGACCGTCGTGGGGCTGGGCGGGCGCGTCAACGGCGTCCCGCGCGAGTCGGGCTTCGTCATCACGGCCGCCTCGGAGGTGATGGCCATCCTCGCCCTCGCGCAGTCGCGCGCCGACCTCAAGCGGCGGCTCGGCAGCATCGTCGTCGGCTACACGCACGGCGGCGACATCGTCCGCGCCCGCGACCTCGACGCCGCCGGAGCCATGGCCGCGCTCCTCAACGATGCCATCGCGCCCAACCTCGTCCAGACGATGGAGGGCACGCCCGCGCTCGTCCACGCCGGGCCGTTTGCCAACATCGCGCACGGGACCAGCAGCGTCCTCGCCGCGCAGATCGCCCGCAAGACGGCCGACTACGTGATCACGGAGGCGGGCTTTGGGGCGGACCTCGGTGCGGAGAAGTTCTTCGACATCGTGTGCCGCCACGCCGACCTGTGGCCCTCAGCGGTGGTGCTCGTGGTGACGGGCCGCGCCATCAAGCGGCACGGCGGCGTGCCGACCAAGCCCAGCGACCTCCTCACGAGGCCGCAGCCGGAGGCGTTCCGCAAGGGCCTCGCCAACGTGGACCGCCACCTCGCCAACCTGCGTCGCTTCGGCGTGTCCGTGGTCGTGGCCATGAACCGCTTCCCGTGGGACACGCCCGACGAGATCGAGATGCTGCGGGCGTTCTGCGACGAGCGCGAGGTCGCCTTTGCCACCCACGAGGCGTTCGCTCAAGGGGGTGCGGGGGCCATCGACCTCGCTGAGACGGTGGTGGCGGTGGCCGACGCGAACCCCGCGCCAACGCCGCGCTTCCTCTACGACCTCGCTGCATCGCCCGAGGAGAAGATTGAGGCCATCGCGACGGAGATCTACGGTGCGAGCGGAATCTACTTCGAGAAGCGCGCGCGCAAGAAGCTGGAGCGGTTCGTAGACCTCGGCTTCGGCGGCCTACCCGTGTGCATGGCGAAGACGCAGAGCTCGCTCTCGGACAACGGGAGGCTCCTCGGCGCGCCGACCGGCTGGCAACTCACCGTCTCGGATGTCAACCTCTCGGCCGGGGCCGGCTTCCTCGTGGTCGTCTGCGGCGATATGCTGCTGATGCCGGGCCTTCCCAGAGTCCCCGCCGCTGCCGGGATCGACGTGGACGACGCGGGGCGCATCACTGGGCTCTTCTGA
- a CDS encoding bifunctional metallophosphatase/5'-nucleotidase, translated as MFRFLSPLALAALLVALTACGTVQPVQDVVEEDIEMVIEDASDGRVHVTILQVSDVQEIVPAEGGKTGGLARVAGLLRELEAANPNTFVMVPGDFYSPSAIGTSKVDGVRLNGQQMVAVFNAIGVDYVTFGNHEFDLSRDDFYRRLDETGYNIVSSNVTDEDGALFPKTAAHELVTVTDEDGTVTLGVLGATIGLNVKDYVRYIPILDGLQAQVDAIGDQADVLIAITHLSQQQDVTIAELIPEIDIILGGHEHINMELYRGPDFTPLFKVDANTRSVFVHHLYIDPETGDMDLDSELVPVTDALPEDPQVAAVVDEWVNIGFQGFRDAGFDPDAVVATIDQPLDGREISVRFRPTSLTDLIAEAMLAEVPDAQVAVFNGGSIRIDDMLSPGPITQYDIIRVLPFGGEILTVVMQGEFLARVLDQGIANRGIGGFLQTAGAQPTPNGWLVGGEPLDPDDAYRVAINDFLLSGREANLDYLTFDHPGVTLVAEGVDIRMAVIGEMQRRADG; from the coding sequence ATGTTCCGCTTCCTCTCCCCCCTCGCGCTCGCCGCGCTCCTCGTCGCGCTCACCGCGTGCGGCACCGTTCAGCCTGTTCAGGACGTCGTCGAAGAAGACATCGAGATGGTCATAGAAGACGCCTCCGACGGGCGCGTCCACGTGACCATCCTCCAGGTGAGCGACGTGCAGGAGATCGTGCCCGCCGAGGGTGGCAAGACGGGCGGCCTGGCCCGCGTCGCCGGGCTGCTGCGCGAGCTCGAAGCCGCCAACCCCAACACGTTCGTCATGGTGCCGGGCGACTTCTACAGCCCGTCGGCCATCGGCACCTCGAAGGTGGACGGCGTCCGCCTCAACGGCCAGCAGATGGTCGCCGTCTTCAACGCGATCGGCGTCGACTATGTGACGTTCGGCAACCACGAGTTCGACCTCAGCCGCGACGACTTCTACCGCCGCCTCGACGAGACCGGCTACAACATCGTCTCCTCGAACGTCACCGACGAAGACGGCGCGCTCTTCCCGAAGACCGCCGCCCACGAACTCGTCACCGTCACCGACGAAGACGGCACCGTCACGCTCGGCGTCCTCGGCGCGACCATCGGCCTCAACGTCAAGGACTACGTCCGCTACATCCCAATCCTCGATGGCCTGCAGGCGCAGGTGGACGCCATCGGTGACCAGGCCGACGTGCTCATTGCGATCACGCACCTCTCGCAGCAGCAGGACGTCACCATCGCCGAGCTGATCCCCGAGATCGACATCATCCTCGGCGGCCACGAGCACATCAACATGGAACTCTACCGCGGCCCCGACTTCACGCCGCTCTTCAAGGTCGACGCCAACACGCGCTCGGTCTTCGTCCACCACCTCTACATCGACCCCGAGACGGGCGACATGGACCTGGACTCGGAGCTGGTCCCGGTCACGGACGCGCTGCCCGAGGACCCCCAGGTGGCGGCCGTCGTGGACGAGTGGGTCAACATCGGCTTCCAGGGCTTCCGCGACGCAGGCTTCGACCCCGACGCCGTCGTCGCCACGATCGACCAGCCGCTCGACGGGCGCGAGATCAGCGTCCGCTTCCGGCCCACCTCGCTCACCGACCTGATCGCCGAGGCCATGCTCGCCGAGGTCCCCGACGCCCAAGTCGCCGTCTTCAACGGCGGCTCGATCCGCATCGATGACATGCTCTCGCCGGGGCCGATCACGCAGTACGACATCATCCGCGTGCTCCCGTTCGGCGGCGAGATCCTCACCGTCGTGATGCAGGGCGAGTTCCTCGCGCGCGTCCTCGATCAGGGGATCGCCAACCGCGGAATCGGCGGCTTCCTTCAGACGGCGGGCGCACAACCCACGCCCAACGGCTGGCTCGTCGGCGGGGAACCGCTTGACCCCGATGACGCCTACCGCGTGGCCATCAACGACTTCCTGCTGAGCGGCCGCGAGGCCAACCTCGACTACCTCACGTTCGACCACCCCGGCGTGACGCTTGTCGCCGAGGGGGTCGACATCCGCATGGCCGTCATCGGCGAGATGCAGCGCCGCGCCGACGGGTGA